Proteins encoded in a region of the Pieris brassicae chromosome 3, ilPieBrab1.1, whole genome shotgun sequence genome:
- the LOC123707426 gene encoding endocuticle structural glycoprotein SgAbd-5-like isoform X1 encodes MSANISHIATSANVKLFVISFVVVAAVAQNAQDKVEILTDRSFVRENGYDFEFKTSDGVSRKEQAQLITVGDHQGIGIQGSYSYPAPDGLTYEVTFTADDKGYKPQIRVLPTDSQ; translated from the exons ATGTCAGCAAATATTTCACATATTGCCACTTCAGCAAATGTG aaattattCGTAATTAGTTTCGTCGTAGTTGCTGCGGTCGCCCAAAACGCACAAGATAAAGTGGAAATTCTTACTGACAGATCTTTTGTAAGGGAAAACGGATATGATTTCGA ATTTAAAACAAGTGACGGTGTGTCGCGTAAGGAACAAGCCCAGCTTATTACAGTTGGTGACCACCAAGGCATTGGAATCCAGGGCTCCTACTCCTACCCGGCTCCAGATGGTCTTACATACGAAGTAACCTTTACAGCTGACGATAAAGGCTACAAACCGCAAATACGTGTTCTTCCTACTGATTcccaataa
- the LOC123707426 gene encoding endocuticle structural glycoprotein SgAbd-5-like isoform X2 encodes MSLKLFVISFVVVAAVAQNAQDKVEILTDRSFVRENGYDFEFKTSDGVSRKEQAQLITVGDHQGIGIQGSYSYPAPDGLTYEVTFTADDKGYKPQIRVLPTDSQ; translated from the exons ATGTCTCTg aaattattCGTAATTAGTTTCGTCGTAGTTGCTGCGGTCGCCCAAAACGCACAAGATAAAGTGGAAATTCTTACTGACAGATCTTTTGTAAGGGAAAACGGATATGATTTCGA ATTTAAAACAAGTGACGGTGTGTCGCGTAAGGAACAAGCCCAGCTTATTACAGTTGGTGACCACCAAGGCATTGGAATCCAGGGCTCCTACTCCTACCCGGCTCCAGATGGTCTTACATACGAAGTAACCTTTACAGCTGACGATAAAGGCTACAAACCGCAAATACGTGTTCTTCCTACTGATTcccaataa
- the LOC123707220 gene encoding endocuticle structural glycoprotein ABD-5-like gives MMKITVFALAALACSLALPQDGQNQQAPVEIVKQDSEVDVNGYNFDFETSDGTSRQEQGEYKNDTEQQGLLVKGSYKYTAPDGQHISVSFVADKNGYQPTEHTGDEHPAQS, from the exons ATGATGAAAAtc aCAGTCTTCGCCTTAGCTGCGCTGGCCTGCTCGCTAGCTTTACCTCAAGACGGTCAGAACCAGCAAGCGCCTGTCGAAATTGTGAAGCAAGACTCCGAAGTCGACGTTAATGGATATAATTTCGA CTTCGAGACGAGTGATGGCACATCGAGACAAGAGCAAGGCGAATACAAGAACGACACTGAGCAGCAAGGTCTTTTGGTTAAGGGAAGTTACAAATATACAGCACCAGATGGCCagcatatttctgtatctttcGTAGCTGACAAAAATGGCTACCAACCCACGGAGCACACTGGAGATGAGCATCCCGCACAATCATAA